In Cloacibacterium caeni, a single window of DNA contains:
- a CDS encoding NAD(P)H-hydrate dehydratase has translation MKIFSAAQIKNGDLFTIKNEPIASVHLMEKAAMACTDFIHHKYLKTQNILIFCGYGNNGGDGLAMARLLYQKGFDVDVFIDKSKKDFSKDAEINYHRLKEFLGIRILDFIDFNESFINEDSIIIDALFGTGLNRKIEGEIAKIILKLNPIHVHKVAIDIPSGILADGNIPGNAVVFKADETLSLEFCKQSFLHPEIGEYCGKIHILEIGISKKYIENTETPHYIIDEEVIRKIYKKRKDTSHKGNYGKTCIVAGSFGKIGAAVLATKSALFSGSGLTYILAPKCGYEILQTTCPEAMYLYGGEDFIKNFTVENDFTYGIGPGLGTDYETEEKLMHFLKNYNEPLVLDADALNLISKNPENLNLIPKNSIITPHPKEFSRLFGESKDSFERLELAKSKAKELNIYIVLKGHHTQIITPEGNVFYNITGNSGLAKGGSGDVLLGIITSFLAQGYSPENAAIFGVWLHGKAADFTAEKYSKEAMLASDVIQHIGEVFKYLQK, from the coding sequence ATTTAATGGAAAAAGCAGCGATGGCTTGCACCGATTTTATTCACCATAAATATCTTAAAACGCAGAATATTCTTATTTTTTGTGGCTATGGAAATAATGGAGGAGATGGTTTGGCAATGGCTAGATTACTTTATCAAAAAGGTTTTGATGTAGATGTATTCATTGATAAAAGTAAGAAAGATTTTTCAAAAGATGCGGAAATCAATTACCATAGATTAAAAGAATTTTTGGGAATCAGAATTCTAGATTTTATAGATTTTAATGAGAGTTTCATTAATGAAGATTCCATCATTATTGATGCTTTGTTCGGTACAGGATTGAACAGAAAAATCGAAGGTGAAATAGCCAAAATTATTCTAAAACTCAACCCAATTCATGTTCATAAAGTCGCAATCGACATTCCTTCAGGAATTTTGGCAGATGGAAATATTCCCGGAAATGCAGTCGTTTTTAAAGCAGATGAAACCTTGTCTTTAGAGTTCTGCAAACAATCATTTTTGCATCCAGAAATCGGCGAATATTGTGGTAAAATTCACATTTTAGAAATCGGAATCAGTAAAAAATATATAGAAAATACTGAAACGCCGCATTATATTATAGACGAAGAAGTCATAAGAAAAATTTATAAAAAAAGAAAAGATACTTCTCACAAAGGAAATTATGGCAAAACATGCATTGTAGCGGGAAGTTTTGGGAAAATTGGAGCTGCGGTTTTGGCCACGAAATCAGCTTTGTTTTCCGGGAGCGGTTTAACTTATATTTTGGCGCCAAAATGCGGTTACGAAATCCTGCAAACCACTTGTCCAGAAGCGATGTATTTATACGGAGGAGAAGATTTTATTAAAAATTTTACAGTAGAGAATGATTTCACGTATGGAATAGGTCCTGGATTGGGAACAGATTACGAAACTGAGGAAAAATTAATGCATTTTCTCAAAAATTATAATGAACCATTGGTTTTAGATGCAGATGCGTTGAATTTGATTTCCAAAAATCCAGAAAATTTAAATTTAATTCCAAAAAATTCAATTATTACGCCTCATCCTAAAGAGTTTTCTAGACTTTTTGGAGAATCCAAAGATTCTTTTGAACGATTAGAATTAGCCAAATCAAAGGCAAAAGAATTGAATATTTATATCGTTCTCAAAGGTCATCACACCCAAATCATCACTCCTGAAGGAAACGTATTTTATAACATTACAGGAAACTCTGGCTTGGCAAAAGGTGGAAGTGGAGATGTTTTATTGGGAATCATTACCTCATTTTTAGCACAAGGTTATTCGCCTGAAAATGCAGCAATATTTGGAGTTTGGCTTCATGGGAAAGCTGCGGATTTCACCGCCGAAAAATATTCTAAAGAAGCGATGCTCGCTTCAGATGTCATTCAGCATATTGGCGAAGTCTTTAAATATTTACAAAAATAA